A region of the Bacillus sp. NP247 genome:
GATGCGATCAATGTTGCTATCCCATCACCGAAGATTGAACGATGTAAACCTGGTTTTTCAATTAAATCTCTTTTAATAACATTTCCAAGTACAATTTGATGTCCGATATGTTCTGAAATTGTTACAAGTGCAACTGGTACCATTAAGAGTACAATTTTCCATGAAAACTCCGGAGTATATGTTACAAACGGTACTGTGAAGTCTGGTATGACAAACCATTTTGCCTCAGCTACTGGCTTTAAATCTACTAGTCCTTGGAAGTAAGCGAAGATATATCCGCCGACGATTCCAAGTAATACCGGTATGATGCTGAAAAATCCTCTTCCAAATATGGAGCAAATGATTGTAATTGCTAATGTTACTAGTGCTACTGAAAAGTGTGTAATGCTATACTTACCATCCGCACCATTCATCGCCATGTTCACCGCTGTATGTGCTAAAGCTAAACCGATTACCATTACGACTGGGCCAACTACGATTGGCGGAAGTAATTTCATTATCCACTCTGACCCAGATTTCTTAATTCCGAGTGAGATTAAGATGTACACAAGTCCCGCAAGCATTCCACCAAGCATTGCTGCTCCAGGTCCACCTGCTGTTTTTGCTGTAATAATTGGTGCAATAAAGGCGAATGATGATCCTAAATATGCTGGTACTTGGCCTTTCGTTATTAGAAGAAACGCTAGCGTTCCTAATCCACTTGATATTAAAGCTACTGATGGATTCAGTCCTGTTAAAAACGGAACAAGCACTGTTGATCCAAACATTGCGAACAAATGTTGTATACTTAATAATAACCATTTTCCCGGTTTCGGTACTTCATGAATGTCTAACACTGGCTTTTGCTCCATTGTTACATCCTCCTTCAGTGTTAATTTTTGCAATAAAAAAACTCTTTGTGCCTGTGCACAAAGAGTCCTACACTTTCGTATGCCAAATTTGACATATGAAAGCCAAGACCCTTTGGCAGCCTCACAGGACTACATTTAAAAGGGCTTTACTTATCGTATATGCTTACTCGATCTTGTTGATCTGTCTCTTGCAAATCAACTTCGATACGCTCTTCACTAGATGTTGGAATGTTCTTTCCTACATAATCAGCGCGAATTG
Encoded here:
- the uraA gene encoding uracil permease, with translation MEQKPVLDIHEVPKPGKWLLLSIQHLFAMFGSTVLVPFLTGLNPSVALISSGLGTLAFLLITKGQVPAYLGSSFAFIAPIITAKTAGGPGAAMLGGMLAGLVYILISLGIKKSGSEWIMKLLPPIVVGPVVMVIGLALAHTAVNMAMNGADGKYSITHFSVALVTLAITIICSIFGRGFFSIIPVLLGIVGGYIFAYFQGLVDLKPVAEAKWFVIPDFTVPFVTYTPEFSWKIVLLMVPVALVTISEHIGHQIVLGNVIKRDLIEKPGLHRSIFGDGIATLIASLIGGPPNTTYGENIGVLAITRAYSVYLFIGSAVFAIMFGFIGKISALIHSIPTPVMGGVSILLFGVIASSGLRMMVDDKTDLSDKRNLMIASVILVIGIGGAVLHVGESFQVEGMALAAIVGVLLNLLLPETKQVNKTKQSKQIAS